One genomic segment of Vagococcus intermedius includes these proteins:
- a CDS encoding ABC transporter ATP-binding protein, producing MKKTVLEATHIKKVYGKKGEKQHEALKDISFEVSQGEFVGIMGPSGSGKTTLLNILSALDSPTSGDIKISGSSLNGLKESELSDFRAKNIGFIFQDFNLLENLTMQQNIGLPLSLQGVSMTKTKKKIQDIAKILDIERILDNYPTEVSGGQKQRVAAARALVHNPALLLGDEPTGALDSKNAKNLLGALRGLNEDYQTTILLVTHDAVSASYCKRILFIQDGLIYRELNREGTQQEFYQEILAVLAGLELDSESLV from the coding sequence ATGAAAAAAACCGTTTTAGAAGCAACGCATATAAAAAAAGTTTATGGTAAAAAAGGTGAAAAACAGCATGAAGCACTGAAAGACATTTCTTTTGAAGTATCTCAAGGCGAATTTGTTGGCATCATGGGGCCTTCTGGCTCAGGTAAAACAACATTATTAAATATTTTATCAGCTTTAGATAGTCCAACTAGTGGGGACATTAAAATATCTGGATCTAGTTTAAATGGGTTAAAAGAGAGTGAGTTATCAGATTTTAGAGCAAAAAATATTGGGTTTATTTTTCAGGATTTTAATTTACTTGAAAATCTAACGATGCAACAAAATATAGGATTACCCTTATCATTACAAGGTGTTTCAATGACTAAAACCAAGAAAAAAATTCAAGATATTGCAAAAATTTTGGATATTGAACGTATATTAGATAACTATCCAACTGAAGTTTCTGGTGGGCAAAAACAACGTGTAGCAGCAGCTAGAGCGCTAGTTCATAATCCAGCCTTACTTTTAGGCGATGAGCCGACTGGTGCTTTAGATTCAAAAAATGCTAAAAATTTATTAGGAGCTTTAAGAGGATTAAACGAAGACTACCAAACGACTATCTTATTAGTCACGCATGATGCTGTTAGCGCCAGTTATTGCAAACGAATTTTATTTATCCAAGATGGCTTGATTTATCGAGAACTTAATCGCGAGGGTACACAACAAGAATTTTATCAAGAAATTTTAGCTGTATTAGCAGGACTAGAACTTGATTCAGAAAGTTTGGTGTAG
- a CDS encoding MarR family winged helix-turn-helix transcriptional regulator, with product MIKADAHTVNAFIKSFLNYLTFLEKEMANDSFNFNELRIIFELWEQGRMPAKNIESELDLDKGYTSRILKRLMNEGIIQREQSSDDRRLYYISFTEKGQKLAQELYNKYEKIIIDDYSQLSSEEQIRFMGVLEVIKKIDDNKRSH from the coding sequence ATGATTAAAGCAGATGCCCATACAGTTAATGCTTTCATAAAGTCCTTTTTGAATTACCTGACTTTTTTAGAAAAAGAAATGGCAAACGATTCATTTAATTTCAATGAATTACGTATTATTTTTGAATTGTGGGAACAAGGTCGTATGCCGGCGAAAAATATTGAAAGCGAATTAGATTTAGATAAAGGCTACACTAGCCGTATTTTAAAAAGGTTGATGAACGAGGGTATTATCCAACGTGAGCAATCTTCAGATGATCGCCGCCTTTATTATATTTCTTTTACTGAGAAAGGCCAAAAACTTGCCCAAGAGCTCTACAATAAATATGAAAAAATTATTATAGATGATTATTCACAACTATCTTCCGAAGAACAGATCCGTTTTATGGGAGTTTTAGAAGTTATTAAAAAAATTGATGATAATAAAAGAAGCCATTAA
- a CDS encoding DMT family transporter, with protein MHWLALVAAGLMEVIGVWNIKRLSEGNKGALLFAFFTMGSSLLLLSYALQTIPMGTGYAIWTGIGTVGTAIVGIILYKDSTDVKRLACIGLILASTMALKILG; from the coding sequence ATGCATTGGTTAGCTTTAGTTGCAGCAGGCTTGATGGAAGTAATAGGTGTTTGGAATATTAAACGGTTGTCAGAAGGGAATAAAGGCGCTTTGTTATTTGCTTTTTTTACAATGGGAAGTAGCTTACTATTACTTTCGTATGCGCTACAAACAATTCCTATGGGAACAGGCTATGCTATTTGGACAGGAATTGGGACAGTTGGAACAGCTATCGTAGGGATTATTTTGTATAAAGATTCAACTGATGTCAAACGTTTAGCTTGTATTGGTTTGATATTAGCTTCAACGATGGCCTTAAAAATATTAGGATAG
- a CDS encoding TetR/AcrR family transcriptional regulator, with protein MPKETFLNLPTHKKELILKAALKEFSQYNIHEASVANIVRDSNISRGSFYKYFVDIEDLYYYLYHEITSQAHGTVIDALKSANGDLFLGLENYLADLVTAFSEDKYHDYFKVVTLNLNYVTQRKLAKKETNLKPTNPVDFTKLIQTEKLTITSQEDLLDFFKVFVPVIHECLNDYFANDWRYEQLMEEYHRRIKWLKYGILKKENE; from the coding sequence ATGCCTAAAGAAACTTTTTTAAATTTACCAACACACAAAAAGGAACTTATTTTGAAGGCTGCACTAAAGGAATTTTCTCAATACAATATTCATGAAGCTTCTGTGGCTAATATTGTAAGAGATAGCAATATTTCACGCGGTAGTTTTTATAAATATTTTGTTGATATTGAAGACTTGTACTACTATCTTTATCACGAAATAACTTCTCAGGCTCATGGTACGGTTATTGATGCCTTAAAATCAGCAAATGGCGATTTATTTCTTGGGTTAGAAAATTATTTAGCCGACTTAGTGACCGCTTTTTCAGAGGATAAGTATCATGATTATTTTAAAGTAGTTACGTTAAATTTAAATTATGTTACTCAACGCAAGCTTGCTAAAAAAGAAACTAATTTGAAACCTACCAATCCTGTCGATTTTACAAAACTCATTCAAACAGAAAAACTAACCATTACATCACAAGAAGACTTATTAGATTTCTTTAAAGTGTTTGTACCTGTAATCCATGAGTGTCTTAATGATTATTTTGCTAATGATTGGCGTTATGAGCAATTAATGGAAGAATATCACCGCCGCATCAAGTGGTTAAAATATGGGATATTAAAAAAAGAAAATGAATAG
- a CDS encoding YccF domain-containing protein, producing the protein MGCLGNIIWFIFGGFVQGLSWCLAGVLWCLTIIGIPVGLQCFKFAKISFFPFGKEIYYGGGTGSFLLNLIWLVISGIPLALVSLTSGIVLCLTIIGIPFGLQSFKMARLALMPFGSRVI; encoded by the coding sequence ATGGGATGTTTAGGAAATATAATTTGGTTCATTTTTGGTGGGTTTGTCCAGGGCCTATCATGGTGCTTAGCAGGTGTCCTTTGGTGTCTAACTATCATTGGCATTCCTGTTGGCTTACAATGCTTTAAATTCGCAAAAATTTCGTTTTTCCCATTTGGGAAAGAGATTTATTACGGGGGTGGGACCGGTTCTTTTTTACTGAATCTAATTTGGTTAGTCATTTCAGGTATCCCACTAGCTTTAGTATCTTTAACAAGCGGTATTGTCCTTTGTTTGACAATTATTGGGATTCCCTTTGGTTTACAATCATTTAAAATGGCTCGGCTTGCCCTAATGCCTTTTGGCTCACGAGTTATCTAA
- a CDS encoding TetR/AcrR family transcriptional regulator: MSKAELKKQHILRSANELLAKKGLMDITLDEVAAQAGLSKGGVTHYYPNKDLLLIELATMLDRDYLDKIENMAKKEEGQVGAWSRALIKVSDEDLTSDRAINNALVAAALASQKSDVATDSLEFMQKRAVTDGYDPVLGTIIRLAIDGLYYGELFKASSLEPKLREDLLERLISWTKENN; this comes from the coding sequence ATGTCAAAAGCAGAATTAAAAAAACAACATATTTTAAGAAGCGCTAATGAATTATTGGCTAAAAAAGGATTGATGGATATTACCTTGGATGAAGTAGCAGCGCAAGCAGGTCTTAGTAAAGGGGGAGTGACACATTATTATCCTAACAAGGATTTACTCTTAATCGAACTTGCCACAATGTTAGACCGAGACTATTTAGATAAAATAGAAAATATGGCTAAAAAAGAGGAAGGTCAAGTAGGGGCTTGGTCACGCGCCCTAATCAAAGTGTCAGATGAAGACTTGACGAGTGATCGAGCTATTAACAATGCTTTAGTTGCCGCGGCCTTAGCAAGTCAAAAATCAGATGTCGCAACAGATAGTCTTGAATTTATGCAAAAACGTGCAGTAACAGATGGTTATGATCCTGTTTTAGGAACTATTATCCGTTTAGCTATTGATGGATTATATTATGGTGAATTATTTAAAGCAAGCTCATTAGAACCGAAATTAAGAGAAGATCTTTTAGAACGCTTAATTTCATGGACAAAAGAAAATAATTAA
- a CDS encoding DUF2871 domain-containing protein: MNKLVRTSAFYTILGLALGVFYREFTKMNDFTGTTQLSVTHTHALVLGMLTFLIVLLLEKNFQLSQFKQFNRFYIFYNIGLLVTLVMLTFHGIMTVLGNETGPAISGIAGLGHIIMTIGLFFLFQSLSKAVKLIDKK; this comes from the coding sequence ATGAACAAATTAGTTAGAACCAGCGCTTTTTACACAATTTTAGGGTTAGCTCTAGGCGTTTTTTACCGTGAGTTTACCAAGATGAACGATTTTACTGGAACAACACAATTATCAGTCACACATACTCATGCCCTAGTTTTAGGAATGTTGACTTTTTTGATTGTCTTACTATTAGAAAAAAACTTTCAGTTATCACAGTTCAAACAATTTAACCGTTTTTATATTTTTTACAATATAGGTTTGTTGGTTACTTTAGTTATGTTAACTTTCCATGGTATTATGACTGTTTTAGGCAACGAGACGGGACCTGCTATTTCAGGTATCGCTGGTTTAGGTCATATTATTATGACAATCGGATTATTTTTCTTGTTTCAAAGCCTTTCAAAAGCAGTAAAACTAATTGATAAAAAATAA
- a CDS encoding FtsX-like permease family protein, producing MMLKLSLTSVKKRWQDYLVLMMGLIISIAIFYMFQTLSLNTKFLEENIPTVAMVTIVFQLGAFLLAIITVVYIFYANSFLLSMRKKEYGMYMMLGAKKRKIGQMIAIETLFIGACSLLIGTVIGTLLAKVMGSTLSQLIDLPSNTYESFVPLALLVTSLFFVILFIVTSIINVVKFRKTSTLDLLYSEAKSERSKKQPVRTAVKILLSLILIGIGYGCMINMSTLQIIGVFIAIITITPGTFLFFNALVPFVVNQVKSSRAVSNKGIRIFTLSQLSFKATSLARVLGLVSMLLALSLGAVTVGQAFRNFAGDVLKSTPNDVVIYNPTAELNKQVSQLNIEEKLVYHTKNKEGVTYFIQEDFAKQPLKVTEYNGSEVTFTPNIHEVSKFDETHVYSVANDDDFNLIQGLSNLLNPYITSNIGVYDSQFQIIPKSNFESLEVKEELVQVIRVKDYQKQANIFKKIDQLEKQRFNTTDFTMSKYDIYQQIQSMASGFMFMGFFLGIAFLAMLASCLMFKILSGAYQDVKRYDMLHKIGVRRNLLIKSLHQELFAIFLAPAVLGIVHVLVGLKMFTVFIPNPYNYIALPFAVYGAIYLIYYVITAQLYKNIVLPKK from the coding sequence ATGATGTTAAAATTATCTCTAACGAGTGTCAAAAAACGTTGGCAAGATTATTTAGTTTTGATGATGGGTCTGATCATCTCAATTGCTATTTTTTATATGTTTCAAACGTTATCATTAAATACTAAATTTTTAGAAGAAAATATTCCGACTGTTGCGATGGTTACGATTGTGTTTCAATTAGGAGCCTTTTTACTTGCGATTATCACAGTTGTCTATATTTTTTATGCTAATTCCTTTCTATTATCTATGAGAAAAAAAGAATATGGTATGTACATGATGTTGGGTGCAAAAAAACGTAAAATTGGACAGATGATTGCGATCGAAACATTGTTCATCGGAGCGTGTTCTCTGCTGATTGGAACGGTCATTGGCACACTTTTGGCTAAAGTGATGGGGAGCACCTTAAGTCAATTAATCGATCTGCCTTCAAATACTTACGAATCATTTGTACCACTGGCCTTATTGGTCACAAGTTTATTTTTTGTAATCCTATTTATTGTTACAAGTATCATAAATGTTGTGAAATTCAGAAAAACGAGTACCCTTGATTTACTGTATAGTGAAGCTAAATCTGAACGTAGTAAGAAACAACCTGTTAGAACTGCTGTAAAAATATTATTATCACTTATCTTAATTGGCATTGGCTATGGCTGTATGATTAATATGTCAACGTTACAAATTATTGGGGTTTTTATTGCGATTATTACGATTACACCAGGAACATTTTTATTCTTTAATGCCCTTGTACCTTTTGTCGTGAATCAAGTAAAAAGTTCACGGGCTGTCAGTAATAAAGGTATTAGGATTTTTACCTTATCTCAACTTAGTTTTAAGGCAACTTCTCTAGCAAGAGTACTGGGACTAGTAAGCATGTTGTTAGCCTTATCTCTAGGAGCAGTTACAGTGGGGCAAGCTTTTAGGAACTTTGCTGGAGATGTTCTGAAAAGTACGCCGAACGATGTCGTTATTTATAATCCTACTGCGGAACTTAATAAGCAGGTATCACAATTAAACATTGAAGAAAAATTAGTTTATCACACTAAAAATAAAGAAGGTGTGACATATTTTATCCAGGAAGATTTTGCGAAACAGCCTCTTAAAGTAACAGAATACAATGGATCTGAAGTGACATTTACACCAAATATCCATGAAGTTTCTAAATTTGATGAGACACATGTTTATTCAGTAGCGAATGATGATGATTTTAATTTGATCCAAGGACTTTCCAATTTATTAAATCCATACATTACTTCTAATATCGGTGTTTATGATAGTCAGTTTCAAATCATACCTAAATCAAATTTTGAAAGTTTAGAGGTGAAAGAAGAGCTTGTGCAGGTAATTAGAGTAAAAGATTATCAAAAACAAGCTAATATTTTCAAAAAAATTGATCAATTAGAAAAACAACGTTTTAATACAACTGATTTTACAATGAGCAAATATGATATTTACCAACAAATCCAAAGTATGGCAAGTGGTTTTATGTTTATGGGCTTCTTTTTAGGAATTGCCTTTTTAGCAATGTTGGCTAGTTGTTTAATGTTTAAGATTTTATCAGGAGCATATCAAGATGTGAAGCGTTATGACATGCTGCATAAGATTGGTGTCCGTCGTAATTTGTTAATTAAATCCTTACATCAAGAATTATTTGCTATTTTCTTAGCTCCAGCAGTGTTAGGAATCGTGCATGTCTTAGTGGGATTAAAAATGTTTACTGTTTTTATTCCTAATCCATATAATTATATTGCCTTACCTTTTGCGGTATATGGTGCTATTTACTTAATATACTATGTGATAACAGCACAGCTTTATAAAAATATTGTCTTACCTAAAAAATAG
- a CDS encoding GNAT family N-acetyltransferase — translation MKLLLQTERLIIRDYQKEDSEEALGFLGNKEAMYYLPEEVMTYEEVASFIKKQETKKEYYAVVLKETNQVIGHLYFTAFFGDHSYEIGWVFNPKFHKKGYASESAEALMDYGFKELGIHRIIATCQPENIGSNKMMGQLGMRLEGEFKQCIPVNNGWWDENYYAILVSEWTQKKA, via the coding sequence ATGAAGTTATTATTACAAACAGAAAGATTAATTATTAGGGATTATCAAAAAGAAGATAGCGAGGAGGCCCTAGGTTTTTTAGGAAATAAAGAAGCTATGTATTACTTACCTGAAGAGGTGATGACGTATGAGGAGGTAGCTTCTTTCATAAAGAAGCAAGAGACTAAAAAGGAATACTATGCTGTCGTTTTAAAAGAAACCAATCAAGTAATAGGGCACTTATATTTCACCGCTTTTTTTGGAGATCATTCTTACGAAATAGGTTGGGTCTTTAATCCTAAGTTTCATAAAAAAGGTTATGCTTCAGAATCAGCAGAGGCATTGATGGACTATGGTTTTAAAGAATTAGGGATTCATCGTATTATCGCTACTTGTCAACCTGAAAATATAGGGTCTAATAAAATGATGGGACAACTGGGTATGAGGCTAGAAGGCGAATTTAAGCAGTGTATTCCGGTAAATAATGGTTGGTGGGATGAAAATTACTATGCGATATTAGTTAGTGAATGGACTCAAAAAAAAGCTTAG
- a CDS encoding helix-turn-helix domain-containing protein, translated as MLRIFLNNAQQEKYAILNQVLNPVKGHELDNLPHRIKAINDELAICDIPLKVNNNLTYTFTDERLSLANKNIYSMAENTNIEPLKSYYKRIILYSYKKYLLDQSNIFHLVKYLIINEESSVENVVYDLNISTSYIYKLIGNFNKTSEELFGVTIEIDKKAVKFFGEANKIIALTFQFCKYFPSAHHITFSQFMNNEIDDYVIEYLRPYLMTICEKNEPCTDKELIYELFDSTYNKKQSPEDLNRISYSLIQQGGSLVEFCYNLIAYYHGKYNYVKIEQMSFFLIEMIRMVTIIEVSPHNIIMTEADLKMLTSYSESMPEKYDEFMCHRNSIRDNQVKLKESTIKTLFFFITMTLEKSKPVESVQIYVEFLDSIFITQLFIDSIEQVFNPDVVKVTSDISEANVIITDNPDSINFRNEDTFIYLISDFITEFDNKQYLKFIMNILDVVTNSDEERILKNVKLLN; from the coding sequence TTGTTAAGAATTTTTTTGAATAATGCACAGCAAGAGAAGTATGCTATTTTAAATCAGGTATTAAATCCTGTTAAAGGTCATGAGTTAGATAATCTACCCCATAGAATCAAAGCAATCAATGACGAATTAGCAATATGTGATATTCCGTTAAAGGTGAATAACAATTTAACATATACCTTTACAGATGAGCGTCTTAGTCTAGCAAATAAAAATATTTATTCTATGGCCGAAAATACCAACATAGAGCCCTTAAAATCGTACTATAAAAGAATTATTTTGTATAGTTATAAAAAATATCTCTTAGACCAATCAAATATTTTTCATTTAGTAAAATATCTTATTATCAATGAAGAATCAAGTGTGGAAAATGTTGTATATGATTTAAATATTTCAACAAGTTATATTTATAAATTAATTGGCAATTTTAATAAGACATCTGAAGAGTTATTTGGTGTAACAATTGAAATTGATAAAAAAGCCGTTAAATTTTTTGGTGAAGCCAATAAAATTATTGCGTTGACTTTTCAATTTTGTAAATATTTCCCATCAGCGCATCATATTACGTTTAGTCAATTTATGAATAATGAGATTGATGATTATGTCATAGAATACTTACGGCCATACTTAATGACAATTTGTGAAAAAAATGAACCTTGTACAGATAAAGAGCTTATTTATGAATTATTTGATAGTACGTATAATAAAAAGCAAAGTCCAGAGGATTTAAATCGTATTTCTTACAGTTTAATTCAACAAGGTGGTAGCTTAGTTGAGTTTTGTTATAATTTGATAGCATATTATCACGGGAAATATAACTATGTAAAAATTGAGCAGATGAGTTTCTTTCTCATTGAAATGATTAGGATGGTGACTATTATTGAGGTTAGTCCCCATAATATTATTATGACAGAAGCGGATCTTAAGATGTTAACAAGTTATAGTGAGTCTATGCCAGAAAAATATGATGAGTTTATGTGTCATAGAAATTCAATTAGAGACAATCAAGTTAAGTTAAAAGAATCCACAATTAAAACCTTATTTTTCTTTATAACCATGACCTTAGAAAAAAGCAAACCAGTTGAATCTGTTCAAATATATGTGGAATTTTTAGATTCTATTTTTATTACACAGTTATTTATTGATTCAATTGAACAAGTTTTCAACCCTGATGTAGTAAAAGTCACTTCAGATATTAGTGAAGCTAATGTTATTATTACTGATAACCCTGATAGTATTAATTTTAGAAATGAGGATACATTTATTTATTTGATTAGCGATTTTATTACCGAATTTGATAATAAACAGTATTTAAAATTTATCATGAATATTTTAGATGTGGTTACAAATAGTGACGAAGAGCGTATTTTAAAAAATGTTAAGTTATTAAATTAG
- a CDS encoding ABC transporter ATP-binding protein: MPEIVLEIRNGVKKIANGVNDKQVLLNNITLQVNKGDFITVLGGNGAGKSTLFNIIAGTTKLTSGTVMISETDITLKKEEERALLISRVFQDPHMGTAPNMTVSENLLLAKLRGEKRKLRKQNVKEQKKLLKELCQKIDNGLEKYLETPTGQLSGGQRQALSLLMATIKPPTLLLLDEHTAALDPKTAANLMSLTAKKIDTDQLTCLMITHRMEDALKYGNRLILLEEGEIKADIGAEEKSNLTLEELLLLFEKDRTRL, translated from the coding sequence ATGCCAGAAATCGTCTTAGAAATACGAAATGGTGTGAAGAAAATTGCCAATGGTGTCAATGATAAACAGGTACTTTTGAACAATATCACTTTACAAGTAAACAAAGGGGACTTTATTACAGTATTAGGAGGAAATGGAGCTGGTAAATCAACACTTTTTAATATTATTGCCGGCACTACTAAGTTAACTTCAGGAACTGTGATGATTAGTGAAACAGATATCACATTAAAAAAAGAAGAAGAAAGAGCGTTGTTGATTTCTCGAGTTTTTCAAGATCCCCATATGGGAACAGCTCCAAATATGACTGTTTCAGAAAATTTATTATTAGCAAAGTTACGTGGCGAAAAAAGAAAATTGAGGAAACAAAATGTCAAGGAACAGAAAAAGCTTCTAAAAGAGTTATGTCAAAAAATTGATAACGGTTTAGAAAAATATTTGGAAACACCGACAGGACAATTGTCAGGTGGACAAAGGCAAGCATTGAGCCTATTGATGGCAACGATAAAACCGCCAACATTATTATTGTTAGATGAACACACAGCTGCTTTAGATCCGAAAACGGCTGCTAATCTAATGAGTCTGACAGCTAAAAAAATTGATACAGACCAATTGACTTGCTTAATGATTACTCATCGAATGGAAGATGCTCTCAAGTATGGAAATCGGCTAATTTTACTTGAAGAGGGGGAGATTAAAGCGGATATTGGAGCCGAAGAAAAAAGTAATTTAACATTAGAAGAATTATTATTATTATTTGAAAAAGATAGAACAAGATTATAA
- a CDS encoding NAD(P)-dependent oxidoreductase — protein sequence MKIGIVGATGKQGTLLLLEAYKRGHEVTALIRNQAKLAYEVPYIEKELYDLTENEVANFDVIIDAFNAPTIMPQLHQTSLRHLTKILKHSDARLFVVGGAGSLATDSSRTIQLYETPDFPSDFYPVAKSMALALDELKKSQHTTWTYISPAADFSVEGDLTKNYQLSNDVLTLNSQGKSYISYADYALGFMDVIEKGGYENTHLSLVSN from the coding sequence ATGAAGATTGGAATTGTTGGTGCTACTGGCAAACAAGGAACACTATTGCTACTTGAAGCATACAAACGTGGACATGAGGTAACAGCTTTGATTCGTAATCAAGCTAAACTGGCTTATGAAGTCCCATATATTGAAAAAGAATTATATGATTTAACTGAGAATGAGGTCGCTAATTTTGATGTTATTATAGATGCATTTAATGCCCCTACTATCATGCCGCAACTTCATCAAACGTCACTACGTCACTTAACTAAAATTTTAAAACACAGTGATGCACGTTTATTTGTAGTAGGTGGTGCGGGGAGTTTAGCTACTGATTCATCACGTACAATCCAACTTTATGAAACGCCCGACTTTCCTAGTGACTTTTACCCAGTTGCCAAAAGTATGGCTTTAGCTTTAGATGAATTAAAAAAAAGCCAACATACTACTTGGACATATATTAGTCCTGCTGCTGATTTTAGCGTTGAGGGTGACTTAACGAAAAACTATCAATTATCAAATGATGTTTTAACGTTAAACAGTCAAGGTAAGAGTTATATTAGCTATGCTGATTATGCATTAGGATTTATGGACGTTATTGAAAAAGGTGGTTATGAAAACACTCATTTATCACTCGTTTCAAACTAA
- a CDS encoding DMT family transporter, with amino-acid sequence MTKEWLKVVVASIFEMVWVSGLAHASTPLEWFFTAIGVVVSFYLLTSSVKHLPIGTVYAVFAGLGSVGSIIVGAVFFNESVSLLKLVFMGTLILGILGLKLIETDTSKGDK; translated from the coding sequence ATGACAAAAGAATGGTTAAAGGTAGTGGTAGCATCAATCTTTGAAATGGTATGGGTCAGTGGACTAGCCCACGCTTCCACACCATTAGAGTGGTTTTTTACAGCAATAGGTGTGGTAGTTAGTTTTTATTTACTAACGTCGTCAGTCAAACATTTACCCATTGGGACTGTTTATGCAGTATTTGCCGGCTTAGGTTCGGTAGGAAGTATCATTGTTGGTGCTGTCTTTTTCAATGAATCCGTTTCTCTTTTAAAGTTAGTTTTTATGGGAACTTTGATTTTAGGCATATTAGGTTTAAAGTTAATTGAAACTGATACAAGTAAGGGGGACAAGTAA
- the nhaC gene encoding Na+/H+ antiporter NhaC, with the protein MSKKIKSISFLEALLIFTIMIVLIGSSVIKFGLSPVSPIILTISLLIVWARIRRITWKDIHVGLEDGVKTGIVPIFIFLLIGALISSWIAAGIIPAMMITGFKLVNINFFVPSTFLVCAIIGTSIGSAFTTASTVGLALMGMGITLGFNPALVAGAIISGAVFGDKMSPLSDSTNLSAAIAGADLFKHIRNMMWTTIPALAISSILFFWLGRNISTSGTTDTIEQLTTTLNQHFSIGWWSAIPLIFMLGCSLFKVPAIATLLSNIMISFIIFLIQKPQTKLSEVASIIENGFVSQTGVPDLDTLLSRGGLASMLGSVSLIILTLALGGMLMHFGIIEALMKPLTTKLVSTASLVIATVIGGMMTNIMIGEQYLAIILPGKAIKPSFDKSNLDPVVLSRALEDSGAVLNALVPWGVTGVFMANTLGVPTLSYLPFSFFNLLCPVLSILSGLTGIGIKMKKQ; encoded by the coding sequence ATGTCAAAAAAAATTAAATCGATTAGCTTCTTAGAAGCCTTACTTATTTTTACGATCATGATTGTACTTATCGGATCCAGCGTTATTAAATTTGGTCTTTCTCCCGTTAGTCCTATTATTTTAACCATCAGTCTATTGATAGTCTGGGCACGTATTCGCCGCATTACTTGGAAAGATATTCACGTTGGCTTGGAGGATGGTGTTAAAACAGGGATTGTCCCAATTTTCATCTTTTTATTAATTGGTGCTTTAATTAGTAGTTGGATTGCTGCAGGTATTATTCCAGCTATGATGATTACTGGCTTCAAATTAGTGAATATCAATTTCTTTGTTCCTTCAACTTTTCTAGTTTGTGCCATCATCGGGACTTCTATTGGAAGTGCCTTTACAACTGCTTCAACAGTCGGACTAGCCTTAATGGGAATGGGAATCACTCTTGGTTTTAATCCTGCCCTTGTTGCTGGAGCGATCATTTCAGGTGCTGTTTTTGGTGATAAAATGTCCCCCTTATCTGATAGCACCAATCTTTCCGCTGCTATTGCCGGTGCTGACTTATTTAAGCACATCCGAAATATGATGTGGACAACTATTCCAGCTTTAGCCATTTCCTCGATTCTTTTCTTTTGGTTAGGTCGAAATATCTCAACGAGCGGAACGACTGATACCATTGAACAATTGACAACAACTTTAAATCAACATTTCTCGATTGGTTGGTGGTCAGCTATTCCTCTTATATTTATGTTAGGTTGCTCTTTATTTAAAGTTCCAGCTATTGCTACTTTATTAAGCAATATCATGATTTCATTTATCATCTTTTTAATACAGAAACCACAAACTAAATTAAGCGAAGTCGCCTCAATTATCGAAAATGGTTTTGTATCACAAACAGGAGTGCCCGATTTAGATACACTTTTAAGTCGGGGAGGGTTAGCTAGCATGTTGGGATCTGTCTCACTAATCATCTTAACTTTAGCCTTAGGTGGGATGTTAATGCACTTCGGCATCATTGAAGCGCTAATGAAACCTTTAACAACTAAACTAGTAAGTACTGCGTCATTAGTTATTGCTACCGTGATTGGTGGTATGATGACAAATATCATGATTGGTGAGCAATACTTAGCAATTATTCTACCCGGTAAAGCTATCAAGCCTTCTTTTGATAAAAGTAACTTAGATCCAGTTGTACTATCACGAGCATTGGAAGACTCAGGAGCTGTTTTAAATGCTCTAGTCCCTTGGGGAGTAACAGGCGTTTTCATGGCCAATACCCTTGGTGTGCCCACGTTAAGTTACCTACCATTTAGTTTCTTCAATTTATTATGTCCCGTTCTTTCAATTTTATCCGGATTGACTGGGATTGGTATTAAAATGAAAAAACAATAG